In Roseibium algicola, the DNA window GCCGATGTCGATTTCCACCTGCAGAACGGGCCGGTCGAACAGGATCGTCTGCGGGCTGTGATAGGCCGGTACAGCGGTTTTAGGCTGCCAGTGTGGCGGGTGGGCATGTGCCTGGTAGAGGCTTAAGCACCTGGTTATCGGAAAGCGAGACAGAACCACCAGATTATGGCGGTCGCCCGGACCCTTTCCGGAAGGTCGTTCGCTGGTTGCCAGGTGAAATTTCTCGTACGGCGTTCCCTCCAGAAGAAGTTCCAGCGCCTGGAACTGCCGTGCTGAGACACCTTTCCGTTTCTGCGCGTTGACTTCCTGCAGACAAAGAATGTCGGCCTCAAGCTCCAGAATCTTTGGCCGAAGCGCGTCCAGCCGGGGTGTCAGTGCGTCCGGATCATGCCGGTCCGCACCAAAGGATTCCATGTTGAAAGTGGCAAGTCTCATTCAGCAGGCCCGAAGCTGGAAAGCGTACCTGAAACCATAGCCGCGCATCGGGCCAAGTGGTAGAGAGCGCTGATGCAGGAATAGGCCGACCAAAGACGGGGAGAGGCGAATGAGCGGAGAGGAATGCCCCTGTGGCAGTGGCAAGGGATTCGATCTGTGCTGTGAACCTTATCTTGCCGGAAAGGCCCTGCCCGAAACCGCAGAGGCCTTGATGCGTTCGCGTTACAGTGCTTACGTCCGGCAACTCATTCCGTATCTGAAGGAAACACTCTGGCCGAAATATCAGCCGAGTTTCGATGCGCAAGGTACCGCGCGCTGGGCGGCGGAAAGCCACTGGACGGGCCTCAGTGTGTTGGCCACCGACAAGGGCGGGCCTGCCGACAGGGACGGCACCGTTCTTTTTGAGGCAAAATACCTGTCCGCCGGCAAGCTTCACGTGCACCGCGAACTGAGCCGTTTCCGCAAGAAAAGCGGTCGCTGGTATTATGTGGAGGCCGTGCCGGAATAGGTCGGCTGGCTGTCTTCATTTTTGACTTTGAAAAAAATCGTCCGGTCCCTGCGATTGGCGGCGGGAGCAGGGACCGGACCAATTTGCAGATAGAAGGGGAGGCAGCCCTCAACATCCGCAACAAGGAGATCGGGAAAGCCCGCGGCAGGTTCAGCCGAGGGTGGTCGACAGGGTCGAATCGAATCTCGTTCTCTATTTGTTCTCATTAGCATGATTCCCGGTGCCGATGTCAAGCAGGGAAGCTGTCTTCATGGATGTCGAACGCTGAGAACGGAATTGGCAGGATAGAAGGTAAAATCAACGTCTCGACCAACTTTCCATCGTCCTCACACATCTGTGAAACGTTGCTGGCTGCGTTTGACTGATCGCCATAGAATATTAAGTCACTCATGTCACAAATACGGAAGAGTACTCATAAGGGACCCCTACGTGCGTTTTTCCGCCAACTCCTGGACCAAGCGTTTGCAAGGCATCGCCTCGCCTCTGGGATTGGGGAAAGGTGCTGATCAGATCCTGGAGTTCCTGAAGGGAAGTGGAAGCGAACGGCACGCTGCGGGCCGGATGGCGGTTTCGACCTTTGCGGTGCGGATCGCCGGTGCAGCGCTCGCCTATCTGTCGCAAATCGTGCTCGCGCGCCTGTTGGGGGCGCATGACTATGGCCTTTATTCGGTTGCCTGGACTTTCGTTATCGTTCTGGGTGTCATGGCCTGCGGCGGCTTTTCCACCTCTGCCAGCAGGTTCATCCCGCAATATCTGCAGAACCGGGATATGGCGCGCCTGCGCGGGTTCTTGCGAACGAGCCGGCAAATGGCGTTTTTTCTCGGGGGAGCTGCGGCGGTCATCGGCATCGGCTGTCTCGCCCTGTTCCGCCCGCTTATTGATACGTCCTATTTCCAGCCCTTGTCGGTCGTCCTGCTGGCGCTGCCCTTCTTTGCCTTCGGACTGGTGCAGGACGGTATCGCGCGCAGCTACGACTGGTCGTCGCTGGCAATGCTGCCAACCTATATCTGGCGGCCGCTGGCGATCCTGTTCCTGCTGGTCGGTGCCGTTCTGGCCGGGTTTCAGCCGGATGCGCTGACAGCTGCCATCGTAGCCGTCGTGGCAACGGCGCTGGTCGCGCTTTACCAGTTCCTGCATCTTCGCAGGCGGCTGGGCCCAAGCGTTCCGAAGGGGCCGTACAAGGTCGAGTTCAGATCCTGGCTGGCGGTGTCCATGCCGATGCTGATGGTCGACGGTTTTCTGCAGCTGATCACCAGTGCTGACGTGATCATGGTGAGTTTCTTTCAGGATCCGGACGAGGTTGCGGTCTATTTCGCTGCATCCAGAACCCTGGCGCTGGTGCATTTTGTCTATTTCGCCGTAAGGGCCGCCTCGGCGCATCGCTTCTCCAGCTACACCCACAATCAGGATCTTTCGGGGCTCGCCGGTTACATGCGGCAGGCAACTCTCTGGACCTTCTGGCCGTCTGTGGCCGCGGGCGTTGGGCTGCTTCTGATCGCGCCGCTTCTGCTTGCTCTTTTCGGCAGCGACTTTGAAAGCGGCTACGAGCTGATCGCCCTCCTGATGATCGGCGTGCTTGCACGCGCATCCGTCGGTCCGGCCGACGCCCTCCTGACGATGACAGGGCACCAGAACACCTGCGCCGGCATTTATGCCGGGACGTTTGTTCTCAATGTCGTCCTCAATCTTGTTCTGATCCCGCTGCTCGGCCTTGCCGGAGCGGCCATTGCCACAAGTCTTGCGATCTTTTTTGAGGCCACTGCCCTTGCGGTTGTGGCAAAACGGAAGCTCAATATCACGACGTTCGTTTTGCCCTTGCTTTTCGCCAGGAACCGTCCGGTTGACCAATGATACGCTCTCTTCCATGCAGCTCGAGGTCTTGTCCCTCGATCCGTTGAGCGCCGCCATACCGCTTGAGGACTGGCAGACGCTTTGTGCGGCTGCCCTCAGTCCGAACCCTTTCTTTGGCCCGGATTTCCTTCGTCCGTTTCTGGAAAAGATGAGCAAACAGGCGGTACGACTTGTCGTGGTCCGGGAGCAGCCGGGTGGCCGCTGGCTGGTGGCGGCCCCCGTCGGTCGACGTTCCTTTGGATTGGTCGTTGCGGTCAACACCACCTGGGCAAGTGAATACGCGCCGCTCGGAACACCGCTGATCCACCCGGACGCAAGTGCCGAGGCAATCGCCGCATTCATCAATGCCGCCAGAGAGCCCGGGAATGCGCTCGCCATCCCTTATCTGCCGCTTCATTCCCAGTCGGCAACGCGCTTGAGGGCGGTGGGCGCGGGAAAGAAGTCGGTTCTGGCGAAGTCCTTCCGGGCGAGCCACGGCGCCGGAGCCACAGGCAAGTCACAACTTGCCGAGGCCGACAGCGGCAAGAGGCGCAAGGAAATGCGCCGGCTGATGCGCCGGCTCGGTGATCATGGCAAGACCACCTTCCGCAGTCTGTCCGGATCTGATGCCATTGCCGGGTTCGAAGCCTTTCTGGAGCTCGAGGCCTCCGGCTGGAAGGGCCGGTCCGGAACCGCGCTGGGCAGTCAGTCCAGGACGACGGACTTTGCCCGCACGGCCGTCGCCAATCTGGCAAGTCGAAACGAGGTGCGGATCGATCAGCTCTGGTCGGGACAGACACTGGTTGCCGCCCTGGTGCTGTTTCAGCAGTCCGGCAAGGTTTATTCCTGGAAGATCGCCTTTGACGAGGACTTTGCCCGCTATTCTCCCGGAGCCCAGATCGCGCTGCAAGCCTTGAAGATCAATCTCGCCATTCCTGGCTTCAGGGGAGCGGATTCCCTGGCCATTCCCGGGCATTCGATGATCGAGCCCTTGTGGCGAGGCCGGCTGGAAACCGGCACGATGCTTTTTGCCGATGGCTTGAAGCGGTCGATGTGTAAGACGGATCTGAAGCTTGAACAAGCCCTGCGCCGAGCCGCACGGGCGTTGAGAAAGCGCCTGCGCGCCTGAAAAACAGGGCAAAGCTAGCCTTCGACGCTCTCCAGGTCCCGCAATTTCCTGCGTATGATCTTGCCGGTGGTGGTCATGGGCAACGAGGTGACGAATTCGATTTCCCGCGGATATTCATGGGCCGAAAGACGTTCGCGGACGAAAGTGCGGATATCGTTTTCCAGAGCCGCGCTTTTTTCCGTGCCCGGCTTCAGGACGATGAAGGCCTTGACGATTTCCGTGCGTAGCGGATCCGGTTTGCCGACAGCCGCGGCAAGCGCGATCGACGGATGCTTCAGCAGGCAATCCTCGATCTCGCCGGGGCCGATCCGGTAGCTTGCCGAGGTGATGATGTCGTCGTCGCGGCCAACGAAATGGACATAGCCGTCCTCGTCCATCAGGCCCTGGTCGCCGGTGATCATCCAGTCTCCGATGAACTTCTCCCGCGTCGCCTCCGGCTTCTTCCAGTATTCCAGGAACATTACCGGGTCCGGCCGACGGATGGCGATCTGGCCGAGGGTTTCTGCCGGCAGCTCATTGCCGTCATCATCGACGATCGCAACCTGATGGCCAGGCGTTGCCTTGCCGATGGCGCCAGAGCGGCTGACGCCAAGGGCGGCCGCAGAACCGAGCACCGCGTTACATTCCGTCTGGCCATAGAATTCATTGACGTTGAAGCCGAATTCCGCAGCGAACCAGTCATAGGTTTCCCTACCGAGGGATTCTCCGGCAGAGCCGACGCTGCGCCAGGTGAGGTCGAAGCGCTCGGCCGGACGCTCCACAGCGCGCAGCATCTTCAAAGCCGTCGGCGGAATGAAGGCATTGCGGATCTTCTGTCTTTCAAGCAGATGGAAGGCGAATTCCGGGTCGAACTTGCGAGACGCGTGGCAGACCACCGGCACACCAAGAGACAGAGCCGGAAACAGCGCATTCAGCAAGCCGCCTGCCCAGGCCCAGTCTGCGGGCGTCCAGAGCAAGTCACCTTCACGGCCGAGGAAATTCTGCGAAAGCTCGATGCCGGGCATATGGCCGAGCAGCACCCGGTGGCCATGCAACACGCCCTTGGGCTGCCCCGTGGTGCCGGATGTGTAGATCATTAAAGCCGGATCGTCGGGTGTGGTCGCAAGGGTCCGGTAGGTGTCGGACGCCTTGTCCAGCAGATCGTCAAATCCGAACACGCCGGTTTCCGGTCCGTCGACCGAGATCACCAGATCAAGGCCGGGCAGGTCAGCCCGGATTTCCGCAAGCTTTGCCAGGCCGGCCGTGTCTGTCACCAGAACGCGGGCGCCGGAATCTGAGAGCCGGTAGCGCAGCGCCTCCAGCCCGAACAGGGCTGCCAGAGGCACTGCAATTGCGCCGGTCTTGTAGGCCGCCAGATGTGCGATGGCGGTTTGTGGGATCTGCGGCAGAAGCAGGGCAACCCGGTCGCCGCGATTTAGCCCGAGGCCTTCAAGGGCGTTGGCAAGGCGATTGGCCGCCCTGTTCAGCGCAAGATGGCTCCAGTCCCGGCAGGAGCCGTTCTCGAGAACCTGACGGATCGCGAGGCGCTCCGGGTCTCTTGCAGCCCATTCATCGCTGACGGCTGCGGCCATGTTGTAGGTTGCGGGCCGAGGCCAGCGGAATGTCTCTCTCAGCGCGTCGTAGTTGCCAGTAGGCTGCAGCATTTCAGAGCGTCCGGTGCTTCAATTTTGAGCAGCGGAGTGTAGGGCGGTCATTGCTGCAGCGCAATAGAGCCGAATTCCATCCTTTGAAAGCAGCGATGAAATCCTTAACCGGACTTCTGAAACACGCCGGCAAGTGTGGTTGGAATAAAATCTTGTACTGTCATTATTCCTTATAAATTATCGGTTGTCCGAGTGGGTCAGCCATGCGCGATGGTCCTGAAATCGTTAACGCCTGCCTGCGTGAAACAGGGGCATAACGCCACCATTCCGGTTGGCCTTTGACTGCGATTTTGTGGTGAGAAAATCAGCATCCGGTAGCAACGTATTCACTAATAAATGCGAGGTTTCCTTAACTTATGAGGATCAAAATCCCGCCAGGATAAAAAATAGTCCGGCTGGGGACCTGTAGATCCATGAAGATGTTTGGGCAGTCCGCGCTCGCTCGTGTCGGCGCGCTTTCCGTGAAACTGAAAATCCTTTCTCTAAGCCTTCTGACCGCAATCGGCATGTTGACGATCGGCGGGGTGTTCTGGTGGAGCCAGAACGAGGTGGCCGGAGCCTTCAACAAGCTTGATCAAAGCGCGGGACTGGCGCGCAGCGTTGCTGATCTTTCAGATATTGCGAACGGCATGCGCAACATCGGCAAGGGCTACCTGGCGAGGCCGGAGGAAAAGGATCACGAACTTTTCGAGGCCAAGCTCGGTGAGGCGCATGGAGTTCTGGATGACATCTCCGCCAAGCCAGTTGCTGCAGCCTTCAATGCGGAGATCGCAGACGTTCGCGACACGCTTGACGGGGCGTCGGGCGCCTTTTCGTCGCTCAATACCGTTCAGCGGGAAATCGGCTTCAATTCCGAAACAGGCCTTCGAGCAACGCTCAGCGAAAACGCCGACGAGGTGCTGAAGCGCCTGAAGAAGGAAATGCGCTTCGGTGGCGGTCCGGACTTCGAGAAGATGGTCACCACCATGCTCGATGTTCAGTTGTCGGAAAAGAAATTCATTCTCGACCGCAACGACGTTGCCCTCGGCAACTTCGAGGTGGCTTTCGGTCGGTATGAGCGCCTGTTGAAGAAGGCTTATCTACCGAACGAGATCAAGGAAGACGTCGGCACCAAGATGGCGATCTACCGGGAAGCGTTTGACGCCTATACGGCGGCTGTCGCCGAAAAGGACAAATCGATCGAACTTCTGGAAACGCTGTTCGATCTCGTGCCGCCACGCCTGGAAGCGCTCAACAACGCCGCGCGCGACGCCGAACTGGCAGCCGAGCAGGATCTTGAAACCGTCCGGGCCTACTCGACCCTCGCCGTTGTCAGCGTGATTGCCGCTTTCCTGGTGTCCGGCGTCTTGGCCGGAATGCTCATCGGCCGGTCCATCGCCAATCCGTTGTCGCGTCTCCAGAACGCCATGGAAGAACTGGCGTCCGGGCATGTAGACGTCAATCTGCCTGCCGCCAAAGGCAGTGTTGAAATCGCCGCCATGGCGCGCACCGTTTCCGTTTTTCAGGATAACGCTGTCGAACGGCAGCGCCTCGCGGCCGCATCGGAAGAAGAAAACGCGCAGCGCGATGCCCGTGTGGCCCGTCTGGAATCGCTGATCGCCAATTTCGAGGCAACGGTCGGGCAGGCTCTGGAAAGTCTCGACCGGTCGACCTCTGACCTGACGCAGACCTCTGCCGCCGTCGAAGCCGCGGCGGACGATGTTGCCCAGCAGGCTGACCGGGCCGGCAACGCCGTGCGCGTCGCTGCTGAAAACGTCAACTCGGCCGCATCGGCCAGCGAGGAACTGGCAGCGTCTATCAACGAGATCTCCAACCAGGCGTCAAACTCCACGACGGTGGCCAAGAAAGCGGTTGCCAGCGCGGAAGGCACGTCCCAGACCATGGGGCAACTGTCCCGCGCGGCCGACCGGATCGGCGAAGTCATGGGCCTGATCCGCGACATCGCCAATCAGACCAACCTCCTGGCGCTCAACGCTACCATCGAGGCTGCCCGGGCAGGCGAGGCCGGCAAGGGTTTTGCGGTCGTGGCCGCCGAAGTGAAGCAGCTTGCGGACCAGACCTCGCGTGCGACGGAAGATATCGCCA includes these proteins:
- a CDS encoding YchJ family protein, producing the protein MSGEECPCGSGKGFDLCCEPYLAGKALPETAEALMRSRYSAYVRQLIPYLKETLWPKYQPSFDAQGTARWAAESHWTGLSVLATDKGGPADRDGTVLFEAKYLSAGKLHVHRELSRFRKKSGRWYYVEAVPE
- a CDS encoding lipopolysaccharide biosynthesis protein, with the translated sequence MRFSANSWTKRLQGIASPLGLGKGADQILEFLKGSGSERHAAGRMAVSTFAVRIAGAALAYLSQIVLARLLGAHDYGLYSVAWTFVIVLGVMACGGFSTSASRFIPQYLQNRDMARLRGFLRTSRQMAFFLGGAAAVIGIGCLALFRPLIDTSYFQPLSVVLLALPFFAFGLVQDGIARSYDWSSLAMLPTYIWRPLAILFLLVGAVLAGFQPDALTAAIVAVVATALVALYQFLHLRRRLGPSVPKGPYKVEFRSWLAVSMPMLMVDGFLQLITSADVIMVSFFQDPDEVAVYFAASRTLALVHFVYFAVRAASAHRFSSYTHNQDLSGLAGYMRQATLWTFWPSVAAGVGLLLIAPLLLALFGSDFESGYELIALLMIGVLARASVGPADALLTMTGHQNTCAGIYAGTFVLNVVLNLVLIPLLGLAGAAIATSLAIFFEATALAVVAKRKLNITTFVLPLLFARNRPVDQ
- a CDS encoding GNAT family N-acetyltransferase, which encodes MTNDTLSSMQLEVLSLDPLSAAIPLEDWQTLCAAALSPNPFFGPDFLRPFLEKMSKQAVRLVVVREQPGGRWLVAAPVGRRSFGLVVAVNTTWASEYAPLGTPLIHPDASAEAIAAFINAAREPGNALAIPYLPLHSQSATRLRAVGAGKKSVLAKSFRASHGAGATGKSQLAEADSGKRRKEMRRLMRRLGDHGKTTFRSLSGSDAIAGFEAFLELEASGWKGRSGTALGSQSRTTDFARTAVANLASRNEVRIDQLWSGQTLVAALVLFQQSGKVYSWKIAFDEDFARYSPGAQIALQALKINLAIPGFRGADSLAIPGHSMIEPLWRGRLETGTMLFADGLKRSMCKTDLKLEQALRRAARALRKRLRA
- a CDS encoding AMP-binding protein, whose product is MLQPTGNYDALRETFRWPRPATYNMAAAVSDEWAARDPERLAIRQVLENGSCRDWSHLALNRAANRLANALEGLGLNRGDRVALLLPQIPQTAIAHLAAYKTGAIAVPLAALFGLEALRYRLSDSGARVLVTDTAGLAKLAEIRADLPGLDLVISVDGPETGVFGFDDLLDKASDTYRTLATTPDDPALMIYTSGTTGQPKGVLHGHRVLLGHMPGIELSQNFLGREGDLLWTPADWAWAGGLLNALFPALSLGVPVVCHASRKFDPEFAFHLLERQKIRNAFIPPTALKMLRAVERPAERFDLTWRSVGSAGESLGRETYDWFAAEFGFNVNEFYGQTECNAVLGSAAALGVSRSGAIGKATPGHQVAIVDDDGNELPAETLGQIAIRRPDPVMFLEYWKKPEATREKFIGDWMITGDQGLMDEDGYVHFVGRDDDIITSASYRIGPGEIEDCLLKHPSIALAAAVGKPDPLRTEIVKAFIVLKPGTEKSAALENDIRTFVRERLSAHEYPREIEFVTSLPMTTTGKIIRRKLRDLESVEG
- a CDS encoding methyl-accepting chemotaxis protein, producing the protein MKMFGQSALARVGALSVKLKILSLSLLTAIGMLTIGGVFWWSQNEVAGAFNKLDQSAGLARSVADLSDIANGMRNIGKGYLARPEEKDHELFEAKLGEAHGVLDDISAKPVAAAFNAEIADVRDTLDGASGAFSSLNTVQREIGFNSETGLRATLSENADEVLKRLKKEMRFGGGPDFEKMVTTMLDVQLSEKKFILDRNDVALGNFEVAFGRYERLLKKAYLPNEIKEDVGTKMAIYREAFDAYTAAVAEKDKSIELLETLFDLVPPRLEALNNAARDAELAAEQDLETVRAYSTLAVVSVIAAFLVSGVLAGMLIGRSIANPLSRLQNAMEELASGHVDVNLPAAKGSVEIAAMARTVSVFQDNAVERQRLAAASEEENAQRDARVARLESLIANFEATVGQALESLDRSTSDLTQTSAAVEAAADDVAQQADRAGNAVRVAAENVNSAASASEELAASINEISNQASNSTTVAKKAVASAEGTSQTMGQLSRAADRIGEVMGLIRDIANQTNLLALNATIEAARAGEAGKGFAVVAAEVKQLADQTSRATEDIASQVEAIQMSSSHALDAIDEVTGIISEMEGLASAVASAVIQQDAAVQSIAKNVVDASTRSHEGAECMTAVGSATEHARATGGEVEQLATSLSEQAALIRSEISNFLSGVRAA